A single Desulfatiglans sp. DNA region contains:
- a CDS encoding patatin-like phospholipase family protein — MSLPGLIRIIYSILFITFIFSGCSVKEEAPVVIEPEPLYVYIKPKVALVLGGGAARGFAHVGVLRALEQEKIPIDMIIGTSVGSLIGAMYASKPDSFELEWSSFLLQKEDIFDFSILSSSRGPVKGDKLENFVNTKIPVRNIEQLRIPFYAVAADLNTGEPVIFSSGPVNKAVRASCSIPGVFIPLSYNNRQLIDGGVLGNIAPEIAYQNGANLVIVVSIGKSIQNRDTGNLVSITLQAMAIMSNKIDSYKAKEVDVLITPEVGDVGPMDFSQKKRCMQAGIDATRKAMPDIKRRLEAFNTPVRVDEQ; from the coding sequence ATGTCTTTACCAGGGTTGATCAGAATCATATACTCCATTCTTTTTATTACTTTTATATTCTCCGGCTGTTCTGTGAAAGAGGAGGCCCCTGTTGTTATAGAGCCGGAACCTCTATATGTTTACATTAAACCAAAGGTTGCGCTTGTCCTTGGAGGAGGCGCAGCGCGCGGGTTTGCCCATGTCGGTGTTTTACGCGCCCTTGAGCAGGAAAAGATCCCTATAGATATGATCATAGGCACCAGCGTGGGCAGCCTTATCGGGGCCATGTATGCCTCTAAACCTGATTCATTTGAACTGGAATGGAGCTCTTTTCTGCTGCAGAAGGAGGATATCTTTGATTTTTCGATTTTATCCTCATCAAGGGGTCCGGTTAAAGGCGATAAACTGGAAAATTTTGTTAACACAAAGATACCTGTCCGGAACATAGAGCAACTCAGGATACCTTTTTATGCGGTCGCGGCTGACCTTAATACAGGTGAACCGGTAATCTTCTCTTCAGGTCCTGTCAATAAGGCGGTCCGTGCCTCATGCTCCATACCGGGTGTGTTTATACCCCTTTCATACAATAACAGGCAACTGATAGATGGCGGTGTCCTGGGGAATATCGCCCCTGAAATCGCCTACCAGAACGGGGCTAACCTGGTTATTGTCGTTTCAATCGGAAAATCGATCCAGAACAGGGACACAGGGAACCTGGTATCCATTACACTTCAGGCCATGGCCATCATGAGCAACAAAATTGATTCATACAAAGCAAAAGAGGTTGATGTGCTTATTACACCCGAGGTTGGTGATGTAGGACCTATGGATTTTTCTCAGAAAAAACGATGCATGCAGGCAGGTATAGATGCAACCCGAAAGGCTATGCCTGATATAAAAAGAAGGCTTGAGGCCTTTAATACCCCGGTAAGAGTAGATGAACAATGA
- a CDS encoding DNA-binding protein, whose product MDEDRQDITIYNTADGKAAVSLYARDGMVWMNQTQLAKLFDTSIPNISMHISNILEDKELSENSVIKNYLTTAVHGNEIPIV is encoded by the coding sequence ATGGATGAGGATAGACAGGATATCACCATATATAACACAGCAGACGGCAAAGCTGCTGTATCCCTCTATGCCAGAGATGGCATGGTATGGATGAATCAGACTCAGCTCGCAAAACTTTTTGACACCTCTATCCCCAATATAAGCATGCACATATCTAACATATTGGAAGATAAGGAATTATCTGAAAATTCAGTTATTAAGAATTATTTAACAACTGCTGTTCACGGAAATGAAATACCGATAGTGTAA
- a CDS encoding uroporphyrinogen decarboxylase, with protein sequence MLTKRQNFMETIRGGNPDRFVKQFEPFGFIWANPVSAAYPYPVPGGPPVKNGWGVTIRFQANTPGPFPVHDAEHKVVKDITRWKETVKAPRLDYPQEEWNKFKPAADAIDRSELFATCLIAPGLFEQLHYLMGMEDCMISFYQEPEAMKELINYITEYELNYAKLLCDNFHPDALLHHDDWGSHRSSFLSPQMLNEFIVPAYKKIYGFYKKNGVEVIVHHSDSYAANLVPAMIDVKIDVFQGCVTTNNVPELVKKYGGRISFMGDLDNGAIDRPGWTQDLVAREVRRACTNNGKLYYIPCLAAGGPGSTFPGVYDAVNAEIDKMSREMF encoded by the coding sequence ATGCTGACAAAGAGACAGAATTTCATGGAGACTATCAGGGGTGGTAATCCTGACAGGTTTGTAAAACAGTTTGAGCCTTTCGGGTTTATCTGGGCAAACCCTGTTTCTGCAGCTTACCCTTATCCCGTTCCTGGCGGTCCGCCTGTAAAGAATGGATGGGGTGTTACAATAAGATTCCAGGCAAACACCCCCGGCCCTTTTCCTGTCCATGATGCTGAACATAAGGTGGTAAAGGATATCACAAGATGGAAAGAGACTGTAAAGGCGCCCAGGCTTGATTATCCTCAGGAAGAATGGAATAAGTTTAAACCTGCCGCAGATGCAATAGACCGCAGTGAACTATTTGCAACCTGTCTCATTGCCCCTGGCCTGTTTGAACAGCTTCATTACCTGATGGGTATGGAAGACTGCATGATCAGCTTCTACCAGGAACCTGAAGCCATGAAGGAGCTCATAAACTACATAACAGAGTATGAACTTAATTATGCAAAACTGCTATGTGATAATTTTCATCCTGATGCGCTCCTGCACCATGACGACTGGGGCAGCCACCGTTCTTCATTCCTCTCACCCCAGATGTTAAACGAGTTTATTGTTCCGGCCTACAAAAAGATATACGGGTTCTACAAGAAAAACGGCGTAGAGGTTATTGTGCATCACAGCGACTCATATGCAGCCAACCTTGTCCCTGCCATGATCGATGTCAAGATAGATGTGTTTCAGGGGTGTGTCACAACAAATAATGTCCCGGAACTGGTCAAAAAATATGGAGGCCGGATTTCATTTATGGGTGATCTTGATAATGGCGCTATAGACCGGCCAGGCTGGACTCAGGATCTGGTCGCACGAGAGGTAAGAAGGGCATGTACAAACAATGGTAAACTTTACTATATACCTTGCCTCGCAGCAGGAGGCCCCGGCAGCACATTTCCTGGTGTATATGATGCAGTAAATGCCGAGATAGATAAGATGAGCAGGGAGATGTTTTAA
- a CDS encoding ORF6N domain-containing protein, with amino-acid sequence MEYSISVESIASKIIFIRGEKVLLDRDLAAMYGVTTKVLNQAVRRNSKRFPADFMFELTKEENLSLRSQNVTLKRGQHSKYLPFAFTEHGVAMLSSVLSSERAIEVNIAVVRAFVHLRKMAITYEALERKLRDIEDRQEGQEEKIEVIFEAIRQLMAPPEKKGNKIGFEVNEGGIKYS; translated from the coding sequence ATGGAATATTCAATCTCAGTAGAATCAATTGCCAGCAAAATTATTTTTATTCGAGGTGAGAAGGTACTGCTTGATAGGGATTTGGCCGCAATGTATGGAGTAACAACAAAAGTGTTGAATCAGGCTGTCAGAAGAAACAGTAAACGTTTTCCAGCCGATTTTATGTTTGAGCTGACAAAAGAGGAAAATTTATCTTTAAGGTCACAAAATGTGACCTTAAAGAGAGGGCAACATTCCAAATATTTACCATTTGCCTTCACAGAACATGGTGTGGCAATGTTATCATCTGTTCTCAGCAGCGAACGGGCAATTGAAGTAAATATTGCTGTTGTGCGCGCTTTTGTTCATTTAAGAAAAATGGCAATTACCTATGAAGCTCTTGAAAGAAAACTAAGAGATATTGAAGACCGACAGGAAGGCCAGGAAGAAAAAATAGAGGTCATATTTGAAGCCATTCGACAGCTCATGGCTCCACCTGAGAAGAAGGGCAATAAAATCGGTTTTGAAGTGAATGAGGGCGGTATTAAATACAGTTAA